In Asticcacaulis sp. EMRT-3, the sequence CGGGCATTATGTTCGCACTTGCGGCCTGCGTGGCGGTTCCGGCCTATGTGGGTGAGCGGGGGATAGGCCTCTGGGGCGCGTTCAAGCGCTCTTTTGCCCTGACCAAGGGCCACCGCTGGTCGCTTCTGCTGATCTTCTTTGTCTTCTACCTGCTGATCATCGTCGTTTCGGAAATCATTACCTTCCCGCTTCTCGGCGGAATGGCCAATAATATGGCCAGTGGCAATGTGCCAATCGGCGGCCTGATGATCACATTGACAGCCAGCGCCATCCTGCAAGTCCTCAGCTATGTCTTCATCGCCGCCATCTATGTGGTCTTGCGCGAGAGCAAGGATCGCTTCACGCCGGATCAGGCGGCCAGCGTGTTTTGATGATCTGGAAATGCGAAACGGTCTGTGCTAATATTCAGCACAGACCGTTTTAAAGAGTTCGTCATGGCGCGCACCACATCCGTTTCTCTGGGTGATCATTTCTCGACCTTTATCTCTGCCAAGGTCGATCAGGGCCGTTATGGCTCAGCCACGGACGTGATCCGCGCAGGCTTGCGCCTTCTCGAAGAACATGAAGACAAGATACAGGCGTTGCAAATGGCTCTTGCCGATGGCGAAGCCTCGGGCGACTCCGTCACGGTGGATCGCGACGATTTTTTAGCCCGTATGCACGCCCAACATGTCAAAAACCTTTGACGGCTATCGGTTTCGACCCGCCGCAGAGGCGGATCTGGAATTGATCTGGCTTTACGGTTATCAGCTCTGGTCGGCGGCACAAGCCGACCGCTATATTATCAATCTCTATGCCATCCTCGATGATCTGGTCGCTTTACGTATAAAGGGACGCGACGCCGCAGGCTTTCCCGGCTATCTCAAATATCCGGTCGGTTCGCATATGATTTATTTCAAACCCTCTGGCTTCATCGACATTGTACGCATTTTGCATCAAAGCATGGACGTAGAAAAGCACCTGCCCGAATAGGTCAGCATCATGCCAGGGCCGGGTCGTGCTTGTCCTTGCGGCGGCGGCCCTGCAACAGGCGGTTCTCTAAGTGGGCGCGCAAAGCCCCGTAATAGGCGCGCAGGAAATGCTCGTCCGACGGCACATCTTCGGGATTTTTCGCATCCTGCCAGTCGATGCGCGTCTTGATGCGCTGCGCCACGGCCCGCATGACAGCGGACTTGCGCTCACGCAGCACCTGCTCCAGCACGGTCAGTTCCATCTCGCCATAGGCCAGTTGTTCGGGCGTGAACACGAGGCCTATGGTGCGATCCACGCCCATATCGGCCAGATCAAAACTAAGCGCTGCCTTCGGCATATGGACGACGCGCGTACCGGCCAGAAAATCGCCGAGGCGGGCGTGCTGGCGGTTGAAAATTGGCAGCAGGATCAGGCCCAACGCCCATACGGCGGCGAGCCATCCAAACCAAGAACCATGCCTCATAAAGACAAAGATCAGTCTGATCGGCAGGTAAAGCTCGACCTCGCGCAGGGCATTGCGCGTAAAAATCGCCGCAGGCGTCAGCCGTCCGCCATCATGGGCGATGACGCGCAGCTTCAACAGCCGCTTGCCCGGCGTGGCGGCGTGACGGCCCATTTCAAAAACCATGAAATAGCCCGACCGGATAAAGAAGAAAAAGAACAGCATCACCATTTCGAAAATGGCCGTGGCATGGGGATGTTTGACGTTGAATCCTTCGTGAAACGGCAGGATGATCCAGATGATCAGCACGATGATCGGGGCGATGATCATGATCAGGAAGTCGATCAAGATGGCGCCGATGCGCGCCCCGAAGCTGGCATTGACGAAGGGCAGGGCCACGCCTTCGGGGCTAATCACCTCCATCAGGCTGTGATCGGCCACCGCGCCGGTGGCGTCGGCCATCAGGTCGCGTTTCAGCTTTTTTGGCTTGTCGGCTTTAGGTTTTCTGGCCATGCCCCTCCCCTTTCGGCTGAGGATTCGGGCGCGGACGGCCAACGAACAGATAATAGCTGCACCATAAGATCAGCATGACCAGCCCGATACCGATGCGCCACCACGGATCAAGGATGGTCTGGCGGCCGATCCCTTCCCAGCAACCGGCCACAGTCAGCATGACCGCCACGCCGATCATGGCCGTGCCGGTCAGGCGTCCGGCTGCGGAGACGGCGCTTTTGCGCGTCGCATCGCCGGGAAACATCAGGCGGCGGGCAATATGGAAGCCGCAGGCCGCCGCGATCAGCAGGGCGAAGATTTCGGTCGTGCCGTGGATGGTCAGCCAGGCGGCAAATTCAAAGCCCAGCCCTTTTTGCGCGAACAGCCAGATCATCGCCCCCATCGTGGCCCCCGTATAGAAGGTCAGGACGAAGGTGGGCAGGCCGAAAATCGCCCCTAAGGCAAAGCAACTGATGGCCACGCCGGTGTTATGGGTCATCAGCATGACGGCGAACGGCGCGAGCTGGTTTTTGGCCGTATCGCCGCCATCGCCGAGCGACTGGCGCAGATCATGGGCCGAGGCGGCCAGATCGCGGCCCTGCGCCTGACCTGACGGGATCAGCACACTATACCAGGCCGAATCGTGGACGCATAACAGCCAGGCCGCGACAAAACCGGCCACCAGGGTGAGAAAGGCAAAGGCCAGCTCACCGGCAATTTTTCGCACCGCCACCGGCCAGCCGCTGATGAAGAAGTCCTTCAGCACGGTTTTCAGCCGCGTCTGCGGGCCATAGATGAAGACATAGGCGCGCGCGCTCAAACCTTGCAGATAGGTGATCAGATTGCGGTCGAGCGAGATCGACTGCGCCATGCTGAGCGACGACACCGCCTGACGATACAGTACCGGCAGATCGAGCAGCTCATCCGCCGACATGGCTTTCAGCCCTTTTTGCTCGACACGGTCGAGCTGGCGGCTCAGGCGCTTCCAGTCGGCCTCGCGCGCCTCGCGGAACTTCTGGCTCTTCAGTTGCAACACGGGTTTGGCGTCGGGTTCAGCCATGATGGGCTCCTTCGGCAGGAAGATTGGAACCACGGAAAGCACGGAAAGCACGGACGGACGGGTCGTTTCGTCGCTTTTGTTGCAGACGTCCGACAAATGTCTGCGCGAAGCGCATTTGCGGTTCATGCCGGAAGCGCCATGTCAGCTCCACATCAAAATGTCCGTGCTTTCCGTGTTTTCCGTGGTCGAGCCTCTTCTGCGTCTTCATGTCCACACGCCCTCACTACAACCGGTCGGCGCGTTTAAGCGCCAGATATTTATCAACAATGGCCGTGGCCAGGGTTTCGGTCGGCGCTTCCAGCACCTCGATACCCTGACGGCGCAACTGGGCCAGAACGCGCTCCCTCTGACTGGCCAGACGGCGGGCAAACACGGCGCGCGTCACGTCTTCGGCTGTATCAGGGGCGTGGTTCATCAGCTCTTCCACCACCTCATCGCGGAAGGCGATGAACAGGACGAGATGCTTTTTCGACAGACGCTGCAAGGATTCGATCATCAGATCGGCGGAGATCTCGTCGATAAAGTCTGAGAACAGCACGATCAGCGAGCGCCGCGCCACCTTGGCGTTGAGATCGGCCAGCGCCAGGGTGTGGTTCGATTCCTCCGGCGAGTCTTCCAGCGCCGACAACTGGTATTTCAGCACGTCGAAACCGCGTCCCCCCGACAGAGCCGGTGTAATGTGGTGCGGACGCGCCGCGAAGGCATAGGAGCGGACATGATCGCCGACTTTAAGCGCCGTATAACCGAGCAAAAGCCCGGCATAGATGGCGCGGTCGAGACGTTTCAGGCCCGCCAGCGGTTCGCCCATCAGCCGGCCCGTATCATAGGCCAGCACGATATGGTGGTTGCGCTCGGCCTGATATTCACGCGAATAAAGCTTCATGTGGCGCGAGGATGAGCGCCAGTCGATCCGCCGGTGATCCTGCGAGGTGTCATATTCGCGCAGCGCGTGATATTCCGAACCGTTGAAAAGCTGGTTCTGGACGCGGATGCCGTAAATATTATCGAGCGAAAACAGGTTGGCCGCGTCCTGCTCGACGCCGTGCAGATCGGGCGTGACGACGAGC encodes:
- a CDS encoding stage II sporulation protein M produces the protein MAEPDAKPVLQLKSQKFREAREADWKRLSRQLDRVEQKGLKAMSADELLDLPVLYRQAVSSLSMAQSISLDRNLITYLQGLSARAYVFIYGPQTRLKTVLKDFFISGWPVAVRKIAGELAFAFLTLVAGFVAAWLLCVHDSAWYSVLIPSGQAQGRDLAASAHDLRQSLGDGGDTAKNQLAPFAVMLMTHNTGVAISCFALGAIFGLPTFVLTFYTGATMGAMIWLFAQKGLGFEFAAWLTIHGTTEIFALLIAAACGFHIARRLMFPGDATRKSAVSAAGRLTGTAMIGVAVMLTVAGCWEGIGRQTILDPWWRIGIGLVMLILWCSYYLFVGRPRPNPQPKGEGHGQKT
- a CDS encoding type II toxin-antitoxin system ParD family antitoxin, producing MARTTSVSLGDHFSTFISAKVDQGRYGSATDVIRAGLRLLEEHEDKIQALQMALADGEASGDSVTVDRDDFLARMHAQHVKNL
- a CDS encoding type II toxin-antitoxin system RelE/ParE family toxin, encoding MSKTFDGYRFRPAAEADLELIWLYGYQLWSAAQADRYIINLYAILDDLVALRIKGRDAAGFPGYLKYPVGSHMIYFKPSGFIDIVRILHQSMDVEKHLPE
- a CDS encoding RDD family protein codes for the protein MARKPKADKPKKLKRDLMADATGAVADHSLMEVISPEGVALPFVNASFGARIGAILIDFLIMIIAPIIVLIIWIILPFHEGFNVKHPHATAIFEMVMLFFFFFIRSGYFMVFEMGRHAATPGKRLLKLRVIAHDGGRLTPAAIFTRNALREVELYLPIRLIFVFMRHGSWFGWLAAVWALGLILLPIFNRQHARLGDFLAGTRVVHMPKAALSFDLADMGVDRTIGLVFTPEQLAYGEMELTVLEQVLRERKSAVMRAVAQRIKTRIDWQDAKNPEDVPSDEHFLRAYYGALRAHLENRLLQGRRRKDKHDPALA
- a CDS encoding DUF58 domain-containing protein produces the protein MAFSPAPRLLVLSGLCVPAAIGVGLYAPGVWPYVVLAAVLLFAAALLDGMFAPVGQGLDMALKLPPTLDLGREADIPFTLDFTRWRKPARLELRLGLDARLQASSYDRALMRGEDGRFHGSLRLKALTRGKAQIDAVHVRWRGFLGLVFVQTKLALDAALVVTPDLHGVEQDAANLFSLDNIYGIRVQNQLFNGSEYHALREYDTSQDHRRIDWRSSSRHMKLYSREYQAERNHHIVLAYDTGRLMGEPLAGLKRLDRAIYAGLLLGYTALKVGDHVRSYAFAARPHHITPALSGGRGFDVLKYQLSALEDSPEESNHTLALADLNAKVARRSLIVLFSDFIDEISADLMIESLQRLSKKHLVLFIAFRDEVVEELMNHAPDTAEDVTRAVFARRLASQRERVLAQLRRQGIEVLEAPTETLATAIVDKYLALKRADRL